From a region of the Candidatus Omnitrophota bacterium genome:
- a CDS encoding trehalose-6-phosphate synthase, whose protein sequence is MRITLRLILSLVIASSAVVFVSTSYEARQEQVRLQDELERRAAIVADSLQDLAEPLMADPERLAELQRLVERFGNRERLAGVALYAADGQTLALTTNLPRQFHGLPPLAEEAIQVDTAQHGFIQVGEQRWHLFALPMRRDASLLGALVLFHDATYIETHATQLWRQNFVRLLFHVLLISLVTLLIVRWSLIRPMSRTVEWIRRLRTGEPADDALPKEDLFGPLAREVTHMAKSLMAAKAAAEEEARLRHAREAHWTAERLKEHVKSVLQGRTLIVVANREPYQHIREGRHIRWMMPASGLVTAVEPILRACGGTWVAHGSGDADRETADAHGKLKVPPETPAYTLKRVWLSKEEEDGYYYRFANEGLWPLCHIAHTRPIFNADAWAAYQQVNAKFAAAVLEELEGIENPCVLIQDYHFALLPRLIKAARPDAMVALFWHIPWPNPEAFAICPWARDLLDGMLGADLLGFHIQFHCNNFLDTVDRLVESRIDWERFAVNRREQKTLVRPFPISIASEDAEQPSAGSSARPDASTLREGLLKNLGVAAAYLGVGVDRIDYTKGIGERFRAIERFLEQHKEFQGQFTFVELGAPSRTLIKRYHDLGAELDAETERINRRFQTRAWKPIVFLKKHHSHAEIAPFYQAANLCLVTSLHDGMNLVAKEFIAARADAQGVLILSGLTGASRELPEALIVNPYDIDQTADAIHAALTMDEAKQRARMERMRQTIHERNIYRWAADLVSELARIRPDSSRPRVIQAPQTT, encoded by the coding sequence ATGCGAATCACCCTTCGACTCATCCTCTCACTGGTCATCGCATCCTCGGCGGTGGTCTTTGTGTCCACCAGCTATGAGGCGCGGCAAGAACAGGTGCGCTTGCAGGATGAATTGGAGCGCAGAGCGGCCATTGTCGCTGACAGCCTGCAGGATCTTGCCGAACCGTTGATGGCCGACCCGGAGCGGCTGGCCGAGCTGCAGCGGCTCGTCGAGCGGTTTGGAAACCGGGAACGGTTGGCTGGCGTGGCGCTGTACGCCGCCGATGGGCAAACACTCGCGTTGACCACCAACCTGCCGCGACAGTTCCATGGGCTACCGCCCCTCGCGGAGGAGGCGATTCAGGTCGATACCGCCCAGCACGGTTTCATCCAGGTCGGGGAACAGCGGTGGCACCTGTTTGCGCTGCCGATGCGTCGGGACGCCAGTCTCCTTGGCGCGTTAGTCCTCTTCCACGATGCGACCTACATCGAGACTCACGCCACGCAGCTCTGGCGGCAGAATTTCGTCCGCTTGCTCTTTCATGTGCTGCTCATCTCGCTGGTGACGCTGCTGATTGTGCGGTGGAGCCTGATCCGGCCGATGAGCCGGACCGTCGAGTGGATCAGACGCCTGAGGACCGGGGAGCCGGCCGATGACGCCTTGCCCAAGGAAGACCTGTTTGGGCCGCTCGCCCGTGAAGTCACGCACATGGCGAAGAGCCTGATGGCCGCCAAGGCCGCCGCGGAGGAGGAGGCCAGGCTTCGTCATGCTCGCGAGGCGCACTGGACCGCCGAGCGGCTGAAGGAACACGTCAAGTCGGTCCTGCAGGGCCGCACCCTGATCGTCGTGGCGAATCGTGAACCGTATCAGCACATCCGCGAAGGCCGGCACATTCGGTGGATGATGCCGGCCAGCGGTTTGGTGACGGCGGTGGAACCGATCCTGCGGGCCTGCGGCGGAACCTGGGTTGCTCACGGCTCAGGGGATGCGGATCGCGAGACCGCCGATGCGCACGGCAAACTGAAGGTGCCGCCGGAGACCCCCGCCTATACGCTCAAGCGGGTCTGGTTATCGAAGGAGGAAGAGGACGGGTACTATTACCGCTTTGCGAATGAAGGCCTCTGGCCGCTCTGCCACATCGCGCATACGCGGCCCATCTTCAACGCCGACGCCTGGGCGGCGTACCAGCAGGTCAACGCCAAATTCGCCGCGGCCGTCTTGGAGGAGCTGGAGGGAATCGAGAATCCCTGTGTGCTGATCCAAGATTATCATTTCGCCCTCCTGCCGCGCCTGATCAAGGCCGCGCGGCCGGATGCGATGGTCGCACTCTTTTGGCATATTCCGTGGCCCAACCCGGAAGCCTTCGCCATCTGTCCATGGGCGCGAGACTTGCTCGATGGCATGCTGGGCGCGGATCTGCTCGGCTTTCACATTCAGTTCCACTGCAACAACTTCCTCGATACGGTGGATCGTCTCGTGGAATCTCGCATCGACTGGGAGCGGTTTGCGGTCAACCGGCGTGAGCAGAAGACCCTGGTCAGGCCGTTTCCGATCAGCATTGCCTCTGAGGACGCGGAGCAGCCGAGCGCTGGCAGCAGCGCACGCCCTGACGCCTCGACGCTCAGAGAAGGCCTGCTCAAGAACCTGGGCGTCGCGGCCGCCTATCTCGGTGTGGGGGTGGATCGTATCGACTACACCAAAGGCATTGGGGAACGGTTCCGGGCCATCGAGCGGTTCCTGGAGCAGCACAAGGAGTTTCAGGGCCAATTCACCTTTGTGGAGCTAGGAGCCCCGAGCCGGACATTGATCAAACGCTATCATGATCTGGGCGCTGAGTTGGATGCCGAAACGGAGCGCATCAATCGGCGGTTTCAGACGCGCGCCTGGAAACCGATTGTGTTCCTCAAGAAACACCACAGCCACGCCGAGATCGCGCCCTTCTATCAGGCTGCGAACCTCTGTCTGGTCACGTCGCTCCATGATGGCATGAACCTGGTGGCCAAGGAGTTTATTGCGGCTCGGGCGGATGCGCAGGGCGTGCTCATCCTCAGCGGGCTCACCGGAGCGTCCCGCGAGTTGCCTGAGGCCCTGATCGTGAATCCATACGATATTGACCAGACGGCAGACGCCATTCATGCCGCGCTCACCATGGATGAAGCCAAACAGCGAGCCAGGATGGAACGCATGCGGCAGACGATCCATGAGCGGAACATCTACCGGTGGGCCGCCGATCTGGTCAGCGAGCTGGCCCGGATCCGCCCTGATTCGTCGCGCCCGCGCGTGATCCAGGCACCACAAACAACATGA
- the otsB gene encoding trehalose-phosphatase — MRSLSSRWTTIRQRIVSARLVLLCCDVDGTLARIADHPAHAQLPTGTKRLLRQLVGLPGFRVVFVSGRALADLKRIVGIQGAYYVGNHGLEMAGPSLAFTHPQARRARPRLRRLARQLSRALRDIPGALVEWKGLTVSAHWRSVPPSAHRLFHRRVEACVGSWRRRGWLRQRRGKRVIELLPPVAWDKGRAVTWLLRHLSPRGGAAGWWVIYLGDDRSDEDAFRVTNRLRGLTVFVGPRRVATAAAYWLKSPRDVQRWFSALQRAQSEAFASRREPWTGTN; from the coding sequence ATGAGGTCGCTGAGCAGCCGGTGGACGACGATTCGACAGCGGATCGTGAGTGCCAGGCTCGTGCTCCTCTGCTGTGACGTTGACGGCACGCTGGCTCGGATCGCCGATCACCCCGCGCACGCTCAACTGCCGACAGGCACGAAGCGTCTTCTGAGGCAGTTGGTTGGCTTGCCGGGGTTTCGGGTGGTGTTCGTGAGTGGCCGGGCGCTGGCCGATCTGAAGCGGATCGTAGGAATTCAAGGCGCCTACTATGTTGGCAACCACGGCTTGGAAATGGCCGGGCCCAGCCTAGCCTTTACGCATCCGCAAGCGCGGCGAGCGCGGCCGCGATTGCGCAGGCTAGCTCGGCAGCTCTCACGGGCGCTCCGCGATATCCCCGGCGCGTTGGTGGAGTGGAAGGGGTTGACCGTCAGCGCGCATTGGCGCTCGGTGCCGCCATCCGCGCACCGCCTGTTTCATCGGCGGGTGGAAGCCTGTGTGGGCTCGTGGCGTCGACGCGGGTGGCTTCGGCAGCGGCGGGGCAAGCGTGTCATCGAGCTGCTTCCGCCGGTGGCGTGGGATAAAGGCCGCGCGGTGACGTGGCTCCTTCGGCATCTGTCCCCTCGCGGCGGGGCGGCTGGCTGGTGGGTGATCTATCTCGGGGATGACCGGAGCGATGAAGATGCCTTCCGAGTCACGAACCGTCTGCGCGGCCTGACGGTGTTTGTGGGCCCGCGTCGAGTCGCCACCGCCGCGGCGTATTGGTTGAAGAGCCCGCGGGATGTCCAGCGGTGGTTCAGCGCGCTGCAGCGCGCGCAGAGCGAGGCGTTCGCCTCAAGGAGGGAGCCATGGACTGGAACCAACTGA
- a CDS encoding glycosyltransferase: MPQLADYSPIVGASTVEELRALAQHVAGRRVVMVNSTRVGGGVAEILERMVPLLQELGLQVRWEVIEGTEPFYRVTKAFHNALHGKAETITPEMFDTFLETGRRNAQRLTLDDDVVFIHDPQPMTLVDERDRAPQSKWLWRCHIDVSRPSQLVWKFLQPYILKFDAAVYSSSAFAQQMAMRQILIAPSIDPLSDKNRELPPEEIQAILQRLNVPQDRPIITQVSRFDYLKDPVGVIEAFRRVRKSIKCRLVLAGGSASDDPEGEEVLNRVREAANGSADIHLLMLPPNSHIEINALQRASAVVVQKSIREGFGLTVSEALWKARPVVASAVGGIPLQVKHRHSGLLVHSVEGAAYAIKQLLGNPEYAKRLGENGREHVRQNFLLTRHLRDYLLTFLTLDGSGDLRYLNGSGGPRLRQ, encoded by the coding sequence ATGCCGCAGCTCGCTGATTACAGTCCCATTGTCGGGGCCAGCACCGTCGAGGAGCTGCGCGCCTTAGCCCAGCACGTGGCCGGACGGCGGGTGGTGATGGTGAATTCCACCCGCGTCGGCGGCGGGGTCGCCGAGATTTTGGAGCGCATGGTGCCGCTGCTGCAGGAGCTGGGCCTGCAGGTCCGCTGGGAGGTCATCGAAGGCACGGAGCCGTTTTATCGGGTGACCAAGGCGTTCCACAATGCGCTGCACGGCAAGGCCGAGACGATCACGCCGGAGATGTTTGACACATTTCTGGAGACGGGACGGCGCAATGCGCAGCGATTGACGTTGGACGATGATGTGGTGTTCATCCATGATCCGCAGCCGATGACCCTGGTTGATGAGCGGGATCGCGCCCCGCAGTCGAAATGGCTGTGGCGCTGCCATATTGATGTCTCGCGGCCGAGCCAGCTCGTGTGGAAATTCCTCCAGCCCTACATTCTCAAATTCGATGCCGCGGTCTACTCTTCTTCGGCGTTCGCGCAACAGATGGCGATGCGGCAAATACTCATCGCTCCGTCGATCGATCCGCTCAGCGATAAGAATCGCGAGCTGCCTCCAGAGGAGATCCAGGCGATCCTGCAGCGGCTGAATGTGCCGCAAGACCGGCCGATCATCACGCAGGTTTCGCGGTTTGACTACCTCAAAGATCCGGTCGGGGTGATCGAAGCGTTCCGGCGAGTCCGCAAGTCGATCAAGTGCCGGCTGGTGTTGGCTGGTGGATCTGCGAGCGATGATCCGGAAGGAGAGGAAGTGTTGAACCGCGTCCGCGAAGCCGCCAACGGCAGCGCCGACATCCACTTGCTGATGCTGCCTCCAAACAGCCACATCGAGATCAACGCGCTTCAGCGCGCCTCGGCGGTCGTCGTCCAGAAATCCATCCGGGAGGGATTCGGGCTGACGGTCTCCGAGGCGCTCTGGAAAGCCCGGCCGGTCGTCGCCTCGGCGGTCGGCGGAATTCCCCTGCAAGTGAAGCACCGGCACAGCGGGTTACTGGTGCATAGCGTGGAGGGGGCTGCCTACGCCATCAAGCAGCTGCTTGGCAATCCGGAGTATGCGAAACGGCTTGGCGAGAACGGCCGAGAGCATGTTCGCCAGAATTTCCTGCTGACCCGGCATCTGCGGGACTACCTGCTGACGTTCTTGACCTTAGACGGCTCAGGCGACTTGAGGTATTTGAACGGTTCCGGCGGCCCACGTCTGCGACAATGA
- a CDS encoding SDR family oxidoreductase: MTSAIDLARHRPTALITGSSGGIGFELATLFARDRYNLVLVARRLDELMRIAEAFERAHGVAVRVIAKDLSSPDAASDIAQELKRQRVHVDALVNNAGYALYGRFATTDLEDELRMMQVNMGTLTQLTKLLLPDMLAHRSGKILNVASTAAFVPGPLMAVYYATKAYVLSFSEALANELREAGITVTALCPGPTESGFQERAGLDRRVRLVRGRLMDAKAVAAIGYRGMMAGVPVVIPGWTHRAMVSLARLAPRRLVLRSIRFLQERV, from the coding sequence ATGACGTCCGCCATTGATCTTGCTCGTCACCGGCCGACGGCCCTGATCACCGGCTCGAGCGGCGGTATTGGCTTCGAGCTGGCCACGCTGTTTGCCCGCGATCGCTACAACCTCGTCCTTGTTGCGCGCCGCCTGGATGAATTGATGCGCATCGCCGAGGCGTTTGAGCGCGCGCATGGCGTGGCCGTTCGGGTGATCGCCAAAGATCTCTCCTCGCCGGACGCAGCGTCGGACATCGCCCAAGAGCTCAAGCGCCAGCGGGTCCATGTCGATGCGCTCGTCAACAATGCCGGCTATGCCCTGTATGGCCGATTTGCGACGACGGATCTTGAGGATGAGCTGCGGATGATGCAGGTCAACATGGGAACGCTCACACAGCTGACCAAGTTGCTGCTGCCGGATATGCTCGCGCACCGCTCGGGAAAGATTCTCAATGTCGCCTCGACCGCGGCCTTTGTTCCCGGGCCGCTGATGGCCGTGTATTACGCGACGAAGGCGTATGTGTTATCATTCTCTGAAGCGCTGGCCAATGAGCTGCGGGAGGCCGGCATTACCGTGACCGCCCTCTGTCCCGGGCCCACGGAGTCCGGGTTTCAAGAGCGGGCCGGGTTGGATCGCCGGGTGCGGCTGGTGCGGGGCCGGCTGATGGATGCGAAGGCCGTCGCGGCGATCGGCTATCGAGGCATGATGGCCGGTGTACCGGTGGTGATTCCCGGCTGGACGCATCGCGCCATGGTCTCGCTGGCCAGGCTCGCGCCTCGGCGGTTGGTGCTCAGGAGCATTCGGTTTCTGCAAGAGCGGGTGTAA
- the rfaE1 gene encoding D-glycero-beta-D-manno-heptose-7-phosphate kinase: protein MNNSLGALIKKFRRATIMVIGDLMLDEFVWGKVSRISPEAPVPVVWVQSESTMPGGAANVANNLAALGGRVIPVGLIGDDRWGHALVSGLASQRIDTGSILTIRRHTTVKTRVIAHHQQVVRVDREQNEPLPPKTIERLIAAVEARLPEADAMIIEDYGKGVITRQLLESVIPRARSRKTIITVDPKQEHFDLYRGVTALTPNREEAGEAVGRELQTPADVEAAGADILRRLMCDGLLITLGEEGMCVFEQERAPLRIPTVAQEVFDVAGAGDTVIATFTLALAGGASMEQAARLANAAAGIVVGKLGVATTTPEELTQVLAARRRQPRPRPVSLHR from the coding sequence ATGAATAATTCGTTAGGCGCCTTGATCAAAAAATTCCGACGGGCGACCATCATGGTCATCGGCGATCTCATGCTCGATGAGTTCGTCTGGGGCAAAGTCAGCCGGATCAGCCCCGAGGCCCCGGTGCCGGTGGTGTGGGTGCAATCTGAATCGACGATGCCCGGGGGGGCGGCGAATGTGGCGAACAACCTTGCGGCGCTGGGCGGCCGCGTGATTCCTGTGGGCCTGATTGGCGATGATCGGTGGGGCCATGCGCTCGTGTCGGGGTTGGCGTCGCAGCGCATCGACACCGGCTCGATCCTCACGATCCGCCGCCACACGACGGTCAAAACTCGGGTGATTGCGCATCACCAGCAGGTGGTGCGGGTGGATCGAGAGCAGAACGAACCGCTGCCGCCCAAGACGATCGAGCGGCTCATTGCCGCCGTCGAGGCCCGCCTGCCGGAGGCGGACGCGATGATCATCGAAGACTACGGCAAGGGCGTCATTACCCGGCAGCTCTTGGAGTCGGTGATTCCTCGAGCGCGTTCGCGCAAGACGATCATCACGGTGGATCCGAAGCAGGAGCATTTCGATTTGTATCGCGGCGTGACGGCCCTCACGCCGAACCGCGAGGAAGCCGGCGAGGCCGTGGGCCGCGAACTTCAGACGCCGGCGGATGTGGAGGCGGCGGGTGCTGACATTTTGCGGCGGCTGATGTGCGATGGGCTGCTGATTACGCTCGGCGAGGAAGGCATGTGCGTCTTTGAGCAGGAGCGCGCACCCCTGCGCATTCCCACCGTGGCGCAAGAAGTCTTCGACGTGGCCGGGGCGGGTGACACCGTGATCGCGACGTTTACCTTAGCACTCGCCGGCGGGGCGAGCATGGAGCAGGCCGCGCGGCTGGCCAATGCGGCGGCTGGCATCGTCGTTGGAAAGTTGGGGGTCGCCACCACCACGCCCGAGGAATTAACGCAGGTCCTCGCGGCTCGACGACGCCAGCCGCGTCCGCGTCCAGTGAGCCTGCATCGATGA
- the kdsB gene encoding 3-deoxy-manno-octulosonate cytidylyltransferase — protein sequence MSVLVVIPARYGSTRFPGKPLALLSGKPVIQRVYEQASRATLAKPVIVATDDDRIARAVTQCGGQAVMTSASARSGTERVAEVARAHQAQVIINVQGDEPLIHPSMIDQLAEYLTRHAAVPMASLMTALKPEDLANPNVVKVVTDRDGFALYFSRAPIPHVRNHSITQSLNHPWKHLGIYGYQRHFLLQFPSLEPTPLEQAEQLEQLRALEHGYRIKLLETAHDTIGVDTPEDLKKAEALMQTVDRKPQTAARKTAGAVLVAFLLVHGMAQAANESAQDPSWRQADAQAMQLYQQGKVAEATALTESLLRRASAAFGPDDMTVAKYQNNLAQLDAAQHRDAEAALLYQRALHILDQRLGSEHPHNASVLVGYADVLKRLGRAEEANAIAARLQRIASQEHTEQANFERVVSTGDQLYAQGRFAEAEQVALMTVQATEKKFGLHDPRTALAYNDLATSYYSQRKFAEALPLFRKALDMLEQTVGERDADTITVMENYALCLRDSGDAKAAQPIEAQLKARKAKP from the coding sequence ATGAGCGTCCTCGTGGTCATTCCGGCGCGGTATGGCTCAACGCGATTTCCCGGCAAGCCTCTCGCCCTGCTTTCCGGCAAACCGGTGATCCAGCGCGTCTATGAACAGGCCAGCCGTGCGACATTGGCGAAGCCAGTGATCGTGGCGACTGATGATGACCGCATTGCGCGCGCCGTGACGCAGTGCGGTGGCCAGGCCGTCATGACCTCGGCATCCGCGCGCAGCGGCACCGAGCGCGTGGCCGAAGTGGCGCGCGCGCACCAGGCCCAGGTCATCATCAACGTGCAGGGCGATGAGCCGCTGATTCACCCGTCGATGATCGACCAATTGGCGGAGTATCTCACGCGCCACGCCGCCGTGCCGATGGCCTCGTTGATGACGGCGTTGAAGCCCGAGGACCTCGCCAATCCGAACGTGGTGAAGGTGGTGACGGATCGCGATGGATTTGCCCTGTATTTTTCCCGGGCTCCTATCCCGCATGTCCGCAATCACTCAATCACTCAATCACTCAATCACCCGTGGAAGCATTTGGGCATCTATGGCTACCAGCGGCATTTTCTGCTGCAATTTCCATCCTTAGAGCCGACCCCGCTTGAGCAGGCTGAGCAGCTGGAGCAGCTGCGAGCGCTTGAGCACGGCTACCGCATCAAACTTCTGGAAACCGCGCATGACACCATTGGGGTGGATACGCCGGAGGATTTGAAAAAGGCGGAAGCGCTGATGCAGACCGTAGATCGCAAACCGCAGACCGCAGCGAGAAAGACGGCGGGAGCGGTCTTGGTGGCCTTCCTCCTTGTGCATGGGATGGCGCAGGCCGCGAATGAGTCAGCGCAAGATCCGTCCTGGCGGCAGGCCGATGCCCAGGCCATGCAGCTCTACCAACAAGGGAAGGTGGCTGAAGCCACCGCGCTCACCGAATCGCTGCTGCGCCGAGCCTCCGCTGCGTTCGGCCCTGATGACATGACCGTGGCGAAATACCAGAATAATTTGGCTCAGCTTGATGCGGCCCAGCATCGCGACGCTGAAGCGGCCCTCCTCTATCAGCGAGCGCTTCACATTCTCGATCAGCGCTTAGGATCCGAGCATCCGCACAACGCCTCGGTCTTGGTGGGCTATGCGGATGTGCTCAAACGCCTCGGTCGGGCGGAGGAAGCGAACGCCATCGCCGCCCGCCTTCAACGCATCGCGTCGCAAGAGCACACCGAGCAGGCGAATTTCGAACGCGTGGTGTCAACCGGCGATCAGCTATATGCGCAAGGCCGCTTCGCGGAAGCCGAGCAGGTGGCGCTGATGACCGTGCAGGCGACTGAGAAAAAATTCGGGCTCCATGATCCGCGGACCGCGCTGGCGTATAACGATCTCGCCACATCGTACTATTCGCAGCGGAAATTTGCCGAAGCGCTCCCGCTGTTTCGGAAGGCGTTAGACATGCTCGAGCAGACCGTGGGGGAGCGCGATGCGGATACGATCACCGTCATGGAAAATTACGCGCTCTGTTTGCGCGACAGCGGCGATGCGAAGGCCGCCCAACCGATTGAAGCTCAGCTGAAGGCGCGGAAAGCGAAACCGTAA
- a CDS encoding CTP synthase: MAKYIFVTGGVVSSLGKGIASASIGLLLKSRGLKVTLQKLDPYINVDPGTMSPYQHGEVYVTEDGAETDLDLGHYERFTGQTMTQANNVTAGRIYHTVITKERRGDYLGSTVQVVPHITDEIKQSMRAVAKQNVDVVIIEVGGTVGDIEGLPFLEAIRQLRNELGRGNAINVHVTLVPYIRAADELKTKPTQHSVGKLREIGLQADVLLCRTEKPFSEGVRSKIAQFCNVAPEAVIQALDVRDVYEVPLIFNQQGLDDTILRLLELKYPQHDLLEWRTKVVERALNPKYRVAIAVVGKYIQLQDAYKSIYEALRHGGLGNDAAVDVTRVDSEQIERDGAEATLGKAHGILIPGGFGHRGIEGKLAAIRYARERGVPFLGICLGMQCAVIEFARNVCGLAGANSTEFDPKAPHSVISLLEEQQGIKAMGGTMRLGASTCRLQKGTKAFAAYQREEISERHRHRYEVNNAYRGQFRKAGLVVAATYNPGDLVEIIELADHPWFVAGQFHPEFRSRPLSPHPLFTAFVSAALHYSTQQVSNGGTHRRAKKVSAAKPRRSAKTR, from the coding sequence ATGGCGAAGTATATCTTTGTGACTGGTGGCGTCGTCTCGAGCTTAGGCAAGGGCATTGCCTCGGCCTCCATCGGGCTGCTGCTCAAATCCCGCGGCCTGAAAGTCACGCTGCAGAAGCTCGATCCCTACATCAACGTGGATCCCGGCACCATGAGCCCGTACCAGCACGGCGAAGTTTACGTGACCGAAGACGGGGCGGAAACCGACCTGGACTTGGGCCACTACGAGCGATTCACCGGCCAAACGATGACGCAGGCCAATAACGTGACGGCCGGCCGCATTTATCATACGGTGATCACGAAAGAGCGGCGCGGCGATTACCTCGGCAGCACGGTCCAAGTGGTCCCGCACATCACCGATGAGATCAAGCAGTCGATGAGGGCTGTCGCGAAACAGAATGTTGATGTGGTCATCATTGAAGTCGGCGGCACCGTCGGCGACATCGAAGGCTTGCCGTTTCTTGAGGCGATCCGCCAGCTGCGCAATGAGCTCGGGCGGGGGAACGCCATTAATGTCCATGTCACACTCGTGCCCTACATTCGCGCCGCGGATGAGCTGAAGACCAAACCCACCCAGCATTCCGTGGGCAAATTGCGGGAAATCGGTCTGCAGGCCGACGTGCTCTTGTGCCGAACCGAGAAGCCGTTCTCCGAAGGCGTGCGCAGCAAAATCGCGCAGTTTTGCAACGTGGCCCCTGAGGCGGTGATTCAAGCGCTCGATGTGCGCGATGTCTACGAGGTGCCGCTCATTTTTAATCAGCAGGGATTGGATGACACGATCCTCCGCTTGCTCGAGCTGAAGTACCCCCAGCATGATTTGCTGGAATGGCGCACGAAGGTCGTGGAGCGGGCCCTCAACCCGAAATACCGCGTGGCGATTGCCGTCGTCGGCAAATACATCCAGCTGCAGGATGCGTACAAGTCCATCTATGAGGCTCTGCGCCACGGCGGCTTGGGGAATGATGCCGCCGTCGATGTGACGCGCGTGGATTCCGAGCAGATTGAGCGTGACGGGGCCGAGGCGACGCTCGGCAAGGCTCACGGCATTCTGATCCCTGGAGGTTTCGGGCACCGGGGCATCGAAGGCAAACTCGCCGCGATCCGCTATGCGCGCGAGCGCGGCGTGCCGTTTTTGGGCATTTGTCTTGGGATGCAGTGCGCCGTGATTGAATTCGCGCGCAATGTCTGCGGCCTGGCCGGGGCCAACTCCACCGAATTTGATCCCAAAGCCCCGCATTCGGTGATCAGCCTGCTGGAAGAGCAGCAGGGGATCAAGGCCATGGGCGGCACGATGCGTTTGGGAGCATCCACGTGCCGGCTGCAAAAGGGGACGAAAGCGTTCGCCGCCTATCAGCGCGAGGAAATTTCTGAGCGGCACCGCCATCGCTACGAAGTCAACAACGCGTATCGCGGACAATTCAGGAAGGCGGGCCTCGTTGTGGCAGCGACCTACAATCCTGGCGATTTGGTGGAAATTATCGAGCTGGCCGATCATCCCTGGTTTGTGGCCGGGCAATTCCACCCGGAGTTTCGATCGCGACCGTTGTCCCCGCATCCGCTGTTTACGGCCTTTGTCTCGGCCGCGCTTCACTACAGCACGCAGCAGGTATCCAATGGCGGCACACATCGACGAGCTAAAAAAGTATCTGCCGCCAAACCTCGACGCTCCGCCAAAACTCGCTAA
- the kdsA gene encoding 3-deoxy-8-phosphooctulonate synthase, which yields MTQSPHHSITQSPVVVRVGSLNIGAGQPLVLIAGPDVIESEKHLASHAERMRTMCAKAGVSYILKSSYDKANRTSGTSFRGPGIKEGLNILAKVKKSVGVPVLSDVHCREDVAPAAEVLDVLQVPAFLSRQTDLIIAVAKTGKPMNIKKGQFLAPWDMRHVIAKAESAGNHSILVTERGASFGYNNLVSDMRSLQVLAGFGYPVIFDGTHSVQLPGGLGDASGGQREFVPTLVRAAVATGFCHGIFLEVHEDPDHAPVDGPNMLKLSNLPRLLDEVQAIQRAISDIKRPFHI from the coding sequence ATGACGCAATCACCTCATCACTCAATCACTCAATCACCCGTCGTTGTTCGGGTGGGTTCTCTCAACATCGGCGCCGGCCAGCCGCTCGTGTTGATTGCCGGGCCAGATGTCATCGAATCCGAAAAACACCTTGCCTCGCATGCCGAACGGATGCGCACGATGTGCGCGAAGGCCGGCGTGTCGTACATCTTAAAATCCAGCTACGACAAAGCCAACCGCACCTCAGGGACCTCGTTCCGCGGCCCCGGCATCAAGGAGGGGCTGAACATCCTGGCCAAGGTGAAGAAGTCCGTGGGGGTTCCGGTCTTGAGCGATGTGCACTGCCGCGAAGATGTCGCACCGGCGGCTGAGGTGCTGGATGTGCTGCAAGTGCCGGCGTTTCTTTCGCGCCAGACCGATTTGATCATTGCCGTCGCCAAAACCGGCAAGCCGATGAATATCAAGAAGGGCCAGTTTCTCGCTCCGTGGGACATGAGGCACGTAATCGCCAAGGCTGAGTCTGCCGGCAATCATTCGATTTTGGTGACCGAACGGGGAGCGAGTTTTGGCTACAACAACCTGGTCTCCGACATGCGCAGCCTGCAAGTGCTCGCCGGTTTCGGCTACCCGGTGATTTTCGATGGCACGCACTCGGTCCAGCTTCCAGGCGGGCTTGGGGATGCCTCAGGCGGCCAGCGCGAATTTGTGCCGACCCTCGTGCGCGCGGCCGTCGCCACCGGTTTCTGCCACGGCATTTTCCTCGAAGTCCATGAGGATCCTGATCACGCTCCGGTTGATGGGCCCAATATGCTCAAACTCTCCAACTTGCCCCGCCTTTTAGACGAAGTCCAAGCTATCCAAAGAGCGATATCAGATATCAAACGGCCATTTCATATCTGA